One genomic region from Granulicella aggregans encodes:
- a CDS encoding nodulation S family protein, with product MIYDVTSKAFFEAKYQDCEDPWSFATSSYERERYEAILSAVGGRRYRRAFEPGCSIGVLTAMLARICDSVEAMDISPTAIAQARERTQHLDNVRTTCGALPAFIPSGTFDLIVFSEIGYYFTEEDLFAVATAVTSRVSTSGVFVAAHWLGDSSDHLLSGDRVHEILNQVPDFILRHGQRHTGFRLDVWTRG from the coding sequence ATGATCTATGACGTCACCTCCAAAGCGTTCTTTGAAGCCAAGTACCAGGACTGCGAGGACCCGTGGAGTTTCGCTACAAGTTCGTACGAGCGTGAGCGGTATGAGGCTATCCTATCTGCGGTTGGTGGCCGACGCTATCGACGCGCGTTTGAGCCAGGCTGTTCTATCGGAGTCTTGACGGCGATGCTGGCGCGGATCTGTGACAGCGTGGAGGCAATGGATATTTCTCCGACCGCTATAGCGCAAGCCCGCGAGCGAACGCAACATCTTGATAATGTGCGAACAACCTGCGGAGCCCTTCCGGCCTTCATACCGTCTGGGACTTTCGACCTTATCGTATTCAGCGAAATTGGCTATTACTTTACGGAAGAGGATCTGTTCGCCGTCGCAACAGCTGTCACCAGCCGGGTGAGCACGTCTGGTGTCTTTGTCGCCGCGCACTGGCTTGGCGACTCATCCGATCATTTGCTCTCCGGAGACCGCGTTCATGAAATCCTCAATCAGGTTCCAGACTTCATCCTGCGGCATGGACAACGCCATACCGGTTTTCGACTTGACGTCTGGACGCGAGGATAG
- a CDS encoding glycosyltransferase: MDNAIPVFDLTSGREDSWHISVLIPARNEEALLPRCLFSVQRARLKLPPEVTSDVIVVDDASSDRTRAIAESILRDEGAVVSTTEGGVGSARSLAASIALGRYKGPAHLHWLANTDADCCVPETWLLDQLAIAETNVQAIAGIISVDSFSEHQPEVAERFSSSYLIHADGSHPHVHGANLGVRADAYLRAGGWSSLPTAEDHDLWNRLHTTGSLRVSLGSVRVVTSGRRVGRAPLGFAQALAAHNNEELEAAE, encoded by the coding sequence ATGGACAACGCCATACCGGTTTTCGACTTGACGTCTGGACGCGAGGATAGTTGGCACATCTCAGTGCTTATTCCCGCACGCAATGAAGAGGCTCTTCTGCCTCGCTGCCTATTCTCTGTGCAACGTGCACGCTTAAAGCTGCCACCGGAAGTTACAAGCGACGTCATCGTGGTCGATGATGCATCATCTGACCGGACGAGAGCGATAGCTGAAAGCATCCTTAGAGACGAAGGTGCCGTTGTTAGCACAACTGAGGGAGGAGTTGGCAGCGCTCGCTCCCTCGCGGCGAGCATTGCTCTCGGGAGATATAAAGGTCCCGCTCATCTGCACTGGCTTGCCAATACAGATGCGGACTGCTGCGTTCCCGAGACATGGTTGCTGGATCAACTCGCCATCGCCGAGACCAATGTCCAAGCTATTGCAGGCATCATCAGCGTAGATAGCTTCAGTGAGCACCAGCCAGAGGTCGCTGAGCGCTTCAGTTCCAGTTATCTGATTCACGCCGACGGTTCTCACCCTCATGTACATGGCGCGAACCTTGGCGTGCGCGCAGATGCATACCTTCGTGCGGGTGGCTGGAGTTCCTTGCCTACAGCGGAGGACCACGATTTATGGAACCGCCTCCACACTACGGGTTCTCTGCGCGTCTCGCTCGGGAGCGTCCGAGTGGTCACCAGCGGACGCCGCGTTGGCCGTGCACCCCTCGGCTTCGCCCAAGCTCTGGCCGCGCACAATAACGAAGAACTCGAGGCAGCTGAGTGA